A part of Terriglobus roseus genomic DNA contains:
- a CDS encoding polysaccharide deacetylase family protein yields the protein MNTTDQPEDAPVYAFCYHEIHDVTVNDVYCITPDLFLQHLWTMRDAINGTLQSLVITFDDGHDSNLQFAAPLLESAGLRGHFFLPSTWIGHRNGFMSWEDVRDLASRGHGIGSHSATHAFLTSCSATGMYEELAGSRQTLEDRLGMPVTTISMPGGRWNEEVLRACALAGYETVYTSEPGYFRPAITMDTLHMPAVVGRFAIQRRTSLRAINGYASGDWGTVRRIHSMYQARNSVKRLLGDQAYQKLWSHLFRATPN from the coding sequence ATGAACACCACTGACCAGCCGGAAGATGCTCCGGTATACGCGTTTTGCTATCACGAGATCCACGATGTGACCGTGAACGACGTATATTGCATTACGCCTGATCTCTTCCTGCAGCATCTGTGGACCATGCGCGATGCCATAAACGGCACGCTTCAATCACTCGTCATCACCTTTGATGACGGGCACGATTCCAATCTTCAATTCGCGGCTCCTCTGCTGGAATCCGCTGGGCTCCGAGGTCATTTTTTTCTTCCCAGTACCTGGATCGGCCATCGCAATGGATTCATGAGTTGGGAGGATGTTCGTGATCTCGCATCCAGAGGACACGGCATCGGGTCGCACAGTGCCACACACGCTTTTCTTACTTCCTGCAGCGCCACTGGAATGTACGAAGAGTTAGCGGGATCACGCCAGACCCTCGAGGATCGACTGGGCATGCCCGTGACCACCATTTCAATGCCAGGTGGTCGATGGAATGAAGAAGTGCTGCGCGCATGCGCACTGGCCGGATACGAAACCGTGTATACCTCAGAGCCCGGTTATTTCCGCCCTGCAATCACGATGGACACGTTGCACATGCCTGCTGTAGTCGGCCGTTTTGCCATACAGCGCCGGACAAGCCTGCGAGCAATCAACGGCTACGCCAGCGGCGACTGGGGGACCGTGCGCAGGATCCACTCCATGTATCAGGCACGCAATAGTGTGAAGCGTTTACTTGGCGACCAGGCGTATCAGAAGCTTTGGTCTCACTTGTTCCGAGCGACACCGAATTAG